One window of Quercus robur chromosome 5, dhQueRobu3.1, whole genome shotgun sequence genomic DNA carries:
- the LOC126727460 gene encoding cytochrome P450 76T24-like isoform X1 encodes MDYYLVLLLMLPFVWAFIRIVTSNNLSSQTLPPGPHPFPIIGNILELGKLPHQEIAKLSKTYGPLMTLKLGSITTIVISSPTLAKEALQKNDQAFSSRTIPNMAHVFDHHKLSMAWIPTNAKWKNLRKASATQIFATKPLDATQALRQTKLQELLDHVNQSCKSGAPIDIGQLVFTTVLNSISNTFFSMDLAQYDSNLSQEFRDLACSVAEEAGRPNIADYFPALRLIDPQGVRKRTRIYFSKVFGIFDGIINQRLQLRASSKGFKESNDVLDSLLNLTEEDNSEISLVDIKHLLLDLFLAGIDTTSSTVEWAMAELLHNPEKMTKARDELEEVLGKGGRVQESDISKFNYLRAIVKETLRLHPSVPFLLPRKAKTNIEICGYIVPKNAQILINVWAMGQDSSLWQSPNLFMPERFLEQDIDYKGQDFELIPFGAGRRICPGLPLANRMVHLMLASLVHYFAWKLPNEMRPEDMDMAEMFGLTLHRAVPLLAIPIKSL; translated from the exons ATGGACTACTACCTTGTATTGTTGCTGATGCTACCCTTTGTGTGGGCATTCATTCGTATTGTCACCTCCAATAATCTATCAAGCCAGACTCTTCCCCCTGGACCACACCCTTTTCCAATCATTGGTAACATCTTGGAGCTTGGCAAATTACCCCACCAAGAAATTGCCAAGCtctccaaaacttatggtcccTTAATGACTCTCAAGCTTGGGAGCATAACCACCATAGTCATTTCCTCTCCAACCTTAGCTAAAGAAGCACTTCAGAAAAATGACCAAGCTTTCTCTAGCCGAACCATCCCAAATATGGCCCATGTATTCGACCACCACAAACTTTCAATGGCTTGGATTCCCACAAATGCTAAATGGAAGAACCTTAGGAAAGCTTCCGCCACTCAAATATTTGCTACAAAACCTCTTGATGCCACACAAGCCCTTCGACAAACAAAGTTACAAGAACTACTTGACCATGTTAACCAAAGTTGCAAAAGTGGTGCACCCATTGATATTGGTCAATTAGTGTTCACAACAGTTCTTAATTCAATATCAAACACTTTTTTCTCTATGGACTTGGCCCAGTATGACTCTAATTTGTCCCAAGAGTTCCGGGACCTTGCGTGTAGTGTAGCCGAAGAAGCTGGAAGGCCAAATATTGCTGATTATTTCCCAGCACTTCGTTTGATTGACCCCCAAGGTGTACGCAAAAGGACAAGGATTTATTTCTCAAAAgtatttgggatttttgatggAATCATCAATCAACGACTCCAATTAAGAGCTTCATCAAAGGGTTTTAAAGAAAGCAACGATGTTCTAGATTCACTCCTCAATCTCACTGAAGAAGATAATTCAGAAATAAGCCTCGTCGATATCAAACATTTGCTTCTG GACTTATTTCTTGCAGGAATTGACACAACGTCAAGCACAGTAGAATGGGCAATGGCAGAGTTATTACACAACCcagaaaaaatgacaaaagccCGAGATGAGCTTGAAGAAGTCCTAGGTAAGGGCGGGCGCGTTCAAGAATCAGACATCTCAAAGTTCAATTATCTTCGAGCTATAGTGAAAGAAACCTTGCGATTGCACCCATCAGTGCCTTTTCTACTTCCACGTAAGGCTAAGACAAACATAGAAATATGTGGCTATATCGTGCCAAAAAATGCACAAATACTAATAAATGTGTGGGCAATGGGACAAGACTCGAGCTTATGGCAAAGCCCAAATTTATTTATGCCTGAAAGGTTTTTAGAACAAGACATTGATTATAAAGGCCAAGATTTTGAGCTGATTCCCTTTGGAGCTGGAAGAAGGATATGCCCTGGATTACCATTAGCTAACCGAATGGTGCATTTGATGTTGGCTTCTCTTGTTCACTACTTTGCTTGGAAGCTCCCAAATGAGATGAGGCCAGAAGACATGGACATGGCTGAGATGTTTGGGCTTACCTTACATAGGGCAGTGCCCCTCCTAGCTATTCCAATCAAATCCTTGTAA